In Pseudosulfitobacter pseudonitzschiae, the sequence GACTGGCAATTACAACATCACTGTCACGCTGACGACGCCCGCGGGCAAAGAGTTGACCAAAACGTTGGCGCTGGGCGTGCGCGTGACGGATCCTGAAACCGCGACAACGCGACGGTTCAGCCTTGGCGCGGGCGAGGTTTTTACCTTTGACGACAACGTGCTGGTGGGGCTGAAGCCGGGTGCTGCGCGGGCGACGCTGGCGGCTGGTCCGCTTGCGCGGTTCGACGTGCCGGGGCTGCTGACGCAACTGGATCGCTACCCATATGGCTGCACCGAACAGGTCACCTCGTCTGCGCTGCCTTTGCTGTACCTTTCCGATTTTGCCCCCGCAGCGGGGATCACAGACCTGCCACAGCGCATCAACAGCGCTGTCAGCCGTGTTCTGGCGCGTCAGGACAGCAACGGTGCGTTCGGCCTGTGGCGCGCGCAGTCGGGTGAATTCTGGTTGGACGTCTATGTAACCGATTTCCTGACACAGGCGCGTGCCAAGGGATTTGTCGTGCCGGATCTTGCCTATGATCTGGCAATCGACAACCTGAAAAACCGTGTGAACTACGCCCCCGACTTTGACGAAGGCGGCGAAGACATCGCTTATGCGTTGCTGGTTCTGGCCCGCAACGGGGCCGCTGCGATGGGCGACCTGCGCTACTACGCGGACACCAAGGGCGACGATTTTGGCACACCGCTGGCCACTGCCCAACTGGGGGCTGCGCTGGCGATGTACGGGGATCAGTTGCGTGCCGACCAACTGTTTGCCAAAGCCAGCGCGCAAATGGACCAAAGCGCGCGGGAAACGACGCGGTGGCGATCTGATTTCGGCACTCCGCTGCGCGACGCCGCTGCGGTGCTGAAACTGGCGGCCCTGTCGGGCAGCAACGCCATCGACCGCAGTGCCGTGGCCACGCGTATCGGCAACGTCAACCGTACCCTGTCTACGCAAGAGGCGGCGCAGGTTCTGATGGCAGCCCAAGCGCTGGGCGCTGATATGGCCAACCCCGGCCTGACGGTCGATGATCAACCCGCCAGCGGGCCGGTGATCGAAACGCTCGAGGCCGGAGGTGCGGCGCGCAGCATCCGCAACGTGTCGGGCGCGGCCACCGACGTAACCCTGACCACCTATGGCGTGCCTGTGGTCGCGCCGGATGCGGGTGGATATGGCTACGCGATAAAACGTGACTATTATACGCTGCAGGGCGCGCCTGTGGATGGCCCGTTTGCAACTGGCGAGCGGCGTGTTGTGGTCCTGACCATTCAACCGTTCGAGGAAGTGGGCGCGCGTTTGATCGTCGATGACGCGCTGCCGGCCGGATTGGAGATCGACAATCCCAACCTGCTGCGTGCTGGTGACATCCGTGCGCTGGACTGGCTGAAGTTGGCCGAGACGGAAACTGCGCAATTCCGCGCCGAGCGCTTTGTCGCGGCGGTGGACCATCGCGGAGACGCGCCGTTCCAGTTGGCCTATGTGGTACGGGCGATCAGCCCGGGTGATTATCACCACCCGGCGGCGTTGGTGCAGGATATGTACCGACCCGAATACCGCGCGGTAACGGCAACGGGTCGCGTGACCGTCACGCCATGATCGGCGGGCGCAGCCTGATCGCGCTGGCGCTGGGTCTTGCCCTGACAGCGGGCCTGCGCGATGCGTGGGACGATTGGGTTTCGGCCACCGTGCTGCCACCGGTGCTGGCCGAAACCTCGGTCGAAGTGCGCAGCCGCGATGGCACGCTTTTGCGCGCCTATCCGGTCGAAGACGGTCGCCAACGGTTGGCGGTGACGCTGGCCGATGTCGATCCATCCTTTGTGCAGATGCTGGTGGCCTACGAGGACAAACGCTTTGCACGCCATAACGGCGTTGACCCTGTGGCGCTGTTGCGTGCGGTGGGGCAGGCGGCATGGAATGGCGATGTGGTTTCGGGCGGCTCGACCCTGACGATGCAGGTGGCTCGTTTGCTGGAAAACTCGGGCACCGGGCGATGGGCGGGCAAACTGCGCCAGATGCGTGTGGCTTGGGCGCTGGAACGGCGGCTGGAAAAGGACGCGATCCTGACCCTTTACCTGCAACACGCGCCCTATGGCGGTGCGGTTGAGGGCATCCAGTCCGGCACCCGCGCGTGGTTCGCAAAACCGCCAAAACGTCTGACCCCGGCGGAATCAGCGCTGCTGATCGCATTGCCCCAAGCCCCCGAAGGGCGACGCCCTGACCGCAATCCACAAGCGGCCCAAGCAGCCCGCGACCGCGTTCTGGCGCGTCTGGGCCTGCCTGCGACACACGCGACACTGCCCTTGCGCATGGCCGAGATGCCACGCCTTGCGCCGCATGTGGGCGATCATCTGGTGGCCGCCGATCCGCTGGCCATGCGCCATGACACCACGCTGGATGCGCGCCTTCAGGACGCTCTGGAGACGCTGGCCGCACGGGCAGTGGGTAACCAAGCACGCGGCGTTTCAACCGCCATTCTGGTGGCGGATCATCATACTGGCGAAGTGCTCGCCTCGGTCGGGTCGGCGGATTATGCAGACGGGAACGGCGCGCAGGGGTTTGTCGACATGACCCGCGCGCTGCGCTCGCCGGGATCGACGCTCAAACCGCTGATCTATGCGCTGGCCTTTGACCGTGGGCTGGCCCACCCCGAAACCATCATGCCAGACCGCCCGACTGCCTTTGGCCGTTATGCGCCGCAGAACTTTGACGGCATGTTTCGGGGCGACATCACCGCACGAAAGGCCTTGCAACTGTCACTGAACATCCCGCCTGTTGCACTGACCGAAGCGCTGGGGCCTGCACGTCTGATGGCTGCCTTGCGCCGCAGCGGGGCCACGCCGGTGGTGCAGGGACAACCGGGCCTTGCGGTGGCGCTGGGCGGTGTCGGCTTGACGTTAACGGATTTGGTCCAGCTTTATGCCACATTGGCCGAGGGAGGCGCAGGGCCGCGGTTGCATCTTGAATCCGAAGCCCCTGATACGCCGCTGACCCGCTTGGTCGGGCGCGCGGCGGCATGGCAGGTGGGCGATATCCTGGCGGACATCCCGCCGCCTGCGGGTGCGGGCGTGATCGGGCTGGCCTATAAGACGGGTACATCCTATGGGCACCGCGACGCTTGGGCTGTGGGCTTTGACGGACGGCATGTGATTGGCGTGTGGATGGGCAGGCCCGATGGGACACCAGTGCCGGGGGCTTTTGGCGGAGATCTGGCAGCGCCGGTGTTGTTCGAGGCGTTTGGCCGCTTGAAATCCGCCCGCGACCCGCTGCCTCCACCTCCGCCCGAGACGTTGATCGTGCCCACGGCGCGGTTGCCGCAACCCTTGCAACGTTTCGATGCCCGCTATGGCGCGGTGCGGTCGGCGGATACGTTGACCGTAGCCTTTCCGCCCAGCGGCGCGGTGCTGGTGGGCGGCGACGGGCTGACGGTAAAGTTGCGCGGTGGACAGTTGCCGTTGACCGTCATGCTGAACGGTGCGCCGGTGGCGTCCGGACTGCAACACCGCGAAGTGGTGCTGGCGCTGGATGGTGCAGGGTTCAGCCGGATTTCAGTGGTGGACGCGACGGGTCGGTCTGCCTCGGTCGAAATTGAAGTTGCGCAGTAAGGGGCGCTGCCCCTCGGCCTGCGGCCTCACCACAGAGTTTACTTGGCAAGGTGAAGGATTGGCGCGTGTCTGGGGTGACACCTGAAACGCACTAACGGCGGCGGCCTTCGCGCAGCCATGCGCTGACGATAAACAATGCACTGAGCATCAACACCAGCCATCCCGGCAGCAGGGCCGTTGCGCGCACATCGCGTGTTTCGAACGCATTGCGCGGGGTCAGGCCGATCCAGCCGCGTCCGGAGGCGGGGCGGCCTTCACGTACGTTGCGGATATCGGGCAGGCCGTCTTCCAACGCCATGACGCCGCCGCGCGTACTGTCCACAGCCGGTTGCAGAAGTTCGGCGGTGCCAACGGTGTTGATAAACTCGCGCGGGGCAGCGGGGCCAAGACCGATCACCGCAGTCTGATCGCCGTTTTCCAACCGGTAGAGTCCGATTTCAGGGCCTTGGTAGTCTGCGATAAACTGGCCGGGGGCCACATTGCGTAGGGCCAATTCGGATGTGGAGCCGTCGGGCGCTGTGATGGTCACAGGCGGCACGGTGTCACCCAAGGTGCGGCGTTCGATCTGCATTGACTGGCCAGTTGCGGAGGCGGTCAGCGCCTCTTCTTCCAGTTCGGGTTCTTTCATCATCCAGTGGGCCAGACGCCTTAGCAACTCCAGTTGCGGCCCGCCGCCTTCATAGCCGCGCGACCACAGCCAAGCGTGATCCGAGGCCAGCAACGCCACACGCCCTTCGCCGACGCGGTCAAGCACCAGAAGCGGACTGTCGTTGATGCCTGACATCACCACATTGCCGGAATT encodes:
- the pbpC gene encoding penicillin-binding protein 1C gives rise to the protein MIGGRSLIALALGLALTAGLRDAWDDWVSATVLPPVLAETSVEVRSRDGTLLRAYPVEDGRQRLAVTLADVDPSFVQMLVAYEDKRFARHNGVDPVALLRAVGQAAWNGDVVSGGSTLTMQVARLLENSGTGRWAGKLRQMRVAWALERRLEKDAILTLYLQHAPYGGAVEGIQSGTRAWFAKPPKRLTPAESALLIALPQAPEGRRPDRNPQAAQAARDRVLARLGLPATHATLPLRMAEMPRLAPHVGDHLVAADPLAMRHDTTLDARLQDALETLAARAVGNQARGVSTAILVADHHTGEVLASVGSADYADGNGAQGFVDMTRALRSPGSTLKPLIYALAFDRGLAHPETIMPDRPTAFGRYAPQNFDGMFRGDITARKALQLSLNIPPVALTEALGPARLMAALRRSGATPVVQGQPGLAVALGGVGLTLTDLVQLYATLAEGGAGPRLHLESEAPDTPLTRLVGRAAAWQVGDILADIPPPAGAGVIGLAYKTGTSYGHRDAWAVGFDGRHVIGVWMGRPDGTPVPGAFGGDLAAPVLFEAFGRLKSARDPLPPPPPETLIVPTARLPQPLQRFDARYGAVRSADTLTVAFPPSGAVLVGGDGLTVKLRGGQLPLTVMLNGAPVASGLQHREVVLALDGAGFSRISVVDATGRSASVEIEVAQ